In Brassica napus cultivar Da-Ae chromosome C2, Da-Ae, whole genome shotgun sequence, the sequence TCAAATCATTACGTCGCACTCAAACTCATCACGCACTCAAACTCATCAACAAGACCATATACGCACTTAAATATATTCAGCACAGTCAccatatcttcttttttttttaagtcagaACTTTAGTCTATAGATGCATACAAGAAAACAAATCTTACTATAGTATTAGATGGGTTGATTTTGAATATGAATACAAAAtcacttctttctttcttttaaagGATCGTTTATGTAGAGCGTTGCGTATATTAGCCACTCATTTAGGGCCCTTCGTTTTATGCAAGAGGCACTAACATTAATAAATGTATAAGTACCATCAATCAAttgtaaaccctaatttctAGCTACATATTCAAAAGAGatttgtcataatttttttgcATATGCATTTACATTATGTTCAGAACAATTAAGTGCTAAAACATGTTTCGAAATCATTTTTCTATTCCGTTAATTATCCTAATTGGAATTTGTGATTTTACCTGTTTTAAACAATCACAAAGTTCACCAGAATTACAAAATTGTATATATGTTCTGTCATGACACGATTCTGCAAgttcaattacaaaaaaaaaggaaactgaattgtttttttataatataatttagataaaaaaatttgattggtagtgatggagaatcatagaatattgaaaaatacaaaaaagcaaaataaagtaataatagaaaataataaacttAATTACGAAAATAGAAATTCTACTTTAGAATGGTAATTCTTTCCTTTTCCAATGACTTTATTCTTACAGATTGTTTTTCATATATATCAAGTCTGAACCTAACCCTTAGGCTTCAACTAAATGATATGTtgtatattagttaattttattaataatcgGCGTCCATATATTACTATTTGAATTCACTATATTCCAGTTCAAGGCAATTTGTTGttgaaaaaacatatataagtaTATTGAATTGGCTGAGTGAACCCCAAAAGGATTGAGATTTATTCCCAAGAAAGCAGATGAGTGAACGGAATCTAATACTCCGATGACTGTATAATTCAAcgatatataaaatgaaatccAACTAGAtcatattagtttatatataatatacaaactATATGGTACATATTCGTAGCGACTTAAAAATGCTATGAGACATGCCTAATTTACCAACTCTAACCATACGACGGATACATCGACACGCATTAATGCTAAATCGTAATATTTTCCTTTTGATTCCATTCATGTTTAACAGTGAgattaaattatatacaatCACAAGCATATAGACATATACGTAAACGCACACATCACTGATGCAATTTGTAACACTTTAGTGCAAGTATGTAACCCAACGTTTAATTATTACTTCTTCTTTTTGCGTTGTGCTTATTCATTAAAGTAATATCAAAATGTTTAATTTACTGAAAAGCATGGATTTTTAGGGTTCATGACTTCatgtattttcttatttgtctataaatttatgtattaacTGGAAAAACTTTTGGTATAATGCATATTCATAATTTGAGTAATTAAACTCATCTGGTATTATCTTTTgtgtattttaagtttttaatagAACCTACTGAGCTATAGTTTGATATATTTCTAAAGGAAATTAACATTTACAACGTATATGAATcgaatcaaataaataaacaacAACATTTAGCTGAGAATGGACCCTACAAGTTTCAATAAATAACGACCCCTTGTGAGGGTTAAGGCCACAACACCAGCTTTTCTAAGTCTTGAAAGCATTACTTTACTAAACCTAGCTCTATCTCTCTTCATAGTGTCGACATGGCTTGCGAAAACAACCTCGTTGTGAAGCAAATCATCGACTTATATACCCAAATCTCGAACCTCGAGAGTTTAAAACCATCCAAGAATGTCGACACTTTGTTCGGACAACTCGTCTCCACGTGCTTGCCAACGGACACAGATATCGATGTCACAAAAATACACGATGAAAAAGTCAAAGACATGAGATCTCATCTCATCAAGCTTTGTGGTGAAGCCGAAGGATACTTGGAACAACACTTCTCCACAATCATAGGCTCTTTTGAAGACAACCCACTCAACCATTTACACATCTTTCCTTATTACAACAACTACCTCAAACTAAGCAAACTGGAATTCGATCTCCTAGCTCAACACACAAGCCATGTCCCTACGAAAATCGCTTTTATCGGTTCGGGTCCGATGCCACTTACATCCATCGTCTTGGCCAAGTTTCACCTTCCCAACACAACGATCCACAACTTCGACATCGACTCAGAAGCTAACACACTAGCTTCAAACCTCGTGTCTCGCGATCCGGACCTCTCGGAACGCATGATCTTCCACACGACTGATGTGTTAAACGCAAAGGAAGGGTTAGACCAGTACGATGTCGTTTTCTTGGCGGCTCTTGTTGGGATGGATAAAGAGTCAAAAGTCAAGGCTATTGAGCATTTGGAGAAGCATATGGCTCCTGGAGCTGTGCTGATGCTAAGGAGTGCTCATGGTCTTAGAGCTTTCTTGTATCCAATCGTTGACTCTTGTGATCTTAAAGGGTTTGAAGTGTTGACCATTTATCATCCGTCGGATGATGTGGTTAACTCGGTGGTGATCGCACGTAAGCTCGGTGGTTTGGGTGAAGTTCGTAGCAGCCAGATCGAAAGGTGTGTGGTTATGCCTTGTAATTGTTCCAAGATCCATGCCATCATGAACAGTCGTGGTATTAAGAAGAATATGATCGAGGAGTTTACTGCCATTGAGTAAATACAAAAACACAACTCTCTCTCTATAGAGGTATGTATTTATGTTTTGCTCttttcaatttttgtatatCTGTTTGTGATGTGAGGGATATGTTTGTTAAGCCTAATAATTTTGTGAGTTCTTTGGTCGTCATCGGCGTGAAGTCACAGAAACCTGGTTGTATgtacttttaattatttggatcaataaaacataaatttgaaaattccTATTCATATATGAATCATGAAGGTCTCATTTGTGATTGAAATGAATCAAATGATAGTAGTGCCTACAAATGTAATAacgaaaaataaattgttatcgTCGCTAACCAAACATATAATATACACTTATAAATGAATGTATAACGGTTGAAGAGATTCGTTACACTGATCAATATGATTGTCGAGCAACAACAATATGGAAAGGGTCTAGTTTTTAGCCAACCATATACTTTTTACTTCAagtttgtatttgaaaaaaatcataaaccaggttttggaaaaatagaaaaatgttgGTACGTTGGTtgaagaatataaaacatagttAGGGCACATCttgagatttttaattttaacgaCTCAAAATCTCACAAGATTTAAACATATTAATGTGTTTTGTATTACTATTCTTTAGTCCAGATTCTATCTTAACACAAGGACACTGACGAGGATGATTATGTTATAAATATCCTCTACAGTTATATAATTGTTTTCAAATCTAAGAAAACCTGCAAACTGATAACTCTAATTGGgtgaaaataaatactaaacaaCTTGTGGAAAGCATCAAACACCACAATGCCAATAAGGAATAACAActgataagaattttttttgataaaagaacTGTTTCTGAAACATGAAAGTAGAAACAGTTGAAAGTTGGTTCACTCTTACCCTAAATTTCTagaacacattaaattttaaaattggatgtattaatttaaatataaaaagtaatttataaattttaattattttgaattgaaaatgtaatatttatctTGTGTTTTCTTATAATAAGAATATAGAAATCAGAAATTATTGATCGGACCGATTAACTCGATAACCCACCCTAGCACAACCCAAAAGTCTTTCCCTTTATGCtttacaagaaaatgaataaataaacaaacaagagaGATACAATGCAAGTGGTATAAATACATACATAAATGTTTTGATTTCCTGTTCTGATAGAGTTTGCAACTCGATTATTCACTCTATTTCTCTCGATCTCACTCTCGGTAGCTGAATAATACTTTTATTGAATAATACTGTTGAGAAACGGTTACAGCTTTTGTTCAACGATATTAAAGTTAAACTTGATTTTGGGTTATGCTTAATTATAGGTTCCAATAATCTTATTGGactaaacctaaaattaagcTCAAGTTCTAGAATCTTTCAAGAATTATCATCACCTCTTCAAGAtgaaaaaatctagatattgtATTAGAAAAATCTAGAGAATAAGAAAATATCTAGCAAATAAGGAGGCGATGGTGGAATAATCTAGATATTTGTAAGATAGTTTAGGAGGCTATAAACACCTCATCATCCTTTCATTTGTAATAACACAAAAAGTTGAACAAGtgtaataataagaaaattttttaaagaaagaaagagcgTTCTACTCAAAGTTCTTTAAATCTTTTTGAGAGTTCTTCCATATTATTCTTCATAC encodes:
- the LOC106379260 gene encoding nicotianamine synthase 2; this translates as MACENNLVVKQIIDLYTQISNLESLKPSKNVDTLFGQLVSTCLPTDTDIDVTKIHDEKVKDMRSHLIKLCGEAEGYLEQHFSTIIGSFEDNPLNHLHIFPYYNNYLKLSKLEFDLLAQHTSHVPTKIAFIGSGPMPLTSIVLAKFHLPNTTIHNFDIDSEANTLASNLVSRDPDLSERMIFHTTDVLNAKEGLDQYDVVFLAALVGMDKESKVKAIEHLEKHMAPGAVLMLRSAHGLRAFLYPIVDSCDLKGFEVLTIYHPSDDVVNSVVIARKLGGLGEVRSSQIERCVVMPCNCSKIHAIMNSRGIKKNMIEEFTAIE